A stretch of DNA from Candidatus Poribacteria bacterium:
GAAGTTCGAACCTCTAACCAACTAATTGGTTTGGGGCTGCCCATTGAATTGGGGGTAGTAATAGGGGTTCATTCCGATGCACCTATGGTTGACACGACACTGACGCTGTTTATCGACCAGCAGAAACGCCGATCCATAAGCCCTCAGGTAGGAGCGGGTGAATCGGTGACATTGACTTTTACACACCAATTTGAATCACCCGGCACGCATACCGGCTATCTGGAATTGACTGCAGATCGGCTGCCCATTGATAATCGTCGCTATTTCGTCCTTGATGCTTATGGTCAAATTCGCGTGCTTTGCGTCGGTGTTCAAACGATGTACTTGGCGCTTGCATTAAATCCAGCAGTTCAGGCGCAGCCAAACACCGGTTCCTCTTTTTTACCTGCGACCGCTTCTCTAGAGGCATTAGAGGACCTAACGCTAACAGAGTATGACATTCTGATTTTAGCAGATGTACCGACATTCTCAGCTCGCGTTCAGCAACAATTGCAAGCGTTCATGCGGGCAGGCAAAAGTGTCATCTATTTTGTGGGTGATGGCGTTGATACTGCTAGTTATAATGCGTTTGCCGATTGGCTGCCTGCAGATGTAGGTCAACCGATGACGTGGCAGCCGCCAGTAACCTTGTCAAATTACAAGTCGGATTCCCCGATTTTTGAGGTCTTTAAGGGAGAAGATTTTGCGGGACAATACGCCCCACAATTTTATCAGGGTTTGAAGTTGGAGCCGGCTGAAGATGCAAAGATTGTTGCGCAATTGAGCGATGGTACACCATTTCTTATCGAACGCCCTATTGACCGAGGGATAGCACTGCTCTTTAATGTATCTGCCGTTCAGTTGGACGCATCGAGCCTATTGGTCAATCAGAATTTTCTTCCACTGTTGCAACAAGCTGTACTTTACACAAAAGCAGCTCAATCTACGCATCGAAGAAACCTAATTATTGGCGAGTCCTACACGGCAAACTACCGTTGGAGTGGAGCAACAACTACACAGATAACGCGCTTGGGAGATACAACCCATTCGTCGGAGAGGCTCTCACTTACCGAGGATGGTTCGCTCACGTTTAGCGGGACAGCTGCCCCCGGCATCTATCAAGTTGAGGGGCAGGGTCGAGAGACACTCCTACAAGATTTTTTCGCCGTGAATGTTGATGCAACGGAATCGGACCTACAACCCATCCCCATTCAGGAAGCTGCAGAGCGAATTGGGGCGCAGACAGAGGTTATTTCAGAATCAGAGGCTTTAGAACAGACGCTCAACACCTACCGGGTTGGAGTGGAAATCTGGAGTGAGTTACTACTTCTCGCCCTCATCTTAATGTTGATTGAAGGACTTCTGTCCAATCGAGAAAGTGCGATTGCTGATGATTCTGTGCCAAGTCAGACATGAATAGTATCTATCAATTTGCCAATGAAATGTCTTTGCCCTCTTGCTCTTATCCTCTTAATTCTTCTTCCCCATATATTACCTGCCGATTCGGTTCAAATCCGCAATATTATTGTGACCGGAAATGAAGCATTCTCTAGCGAGGCGATTCTCGACTTGATGCAGTCAAAAGCCGGTGGTGATTATGATCTAGAGCTGCTGCATCAGGACTTTGAGCGAATTGCTAGTCTCTACCAAGCACATGGATTTCAATTTGCTCGAGTTGATCCGGAGCAGCTTGTACTCTTGGAATTTTCTGATGGCGTCTATATCAGAATCTACATTGACGAGGGAAGGATTGGGGCAATTACAATAAAAGGGAATAGCCGCACCAAAGAGGATGTAATCAGGCAAGAACTGCTTTTTAAGCGCGGCGATGTTTACATACAGGACGATGAACTGGAAAGTGAGCGTATCCTGCGCCGAAAGCCGTATTTGGGAAGCGCGGAAATCCTTGCTACGCGGGACCCAGAAACCAATCTTATTTTAATAGAGGTCGAAGTCACAGACCTGTGGACTTTTTTTCCCGCCTTAGATGTCCCCGCCTTCAGTAAAGATAAAACCGGTTTTTTAGTTGCACTGTCCGATTCAAATGTATTTGGTTCTGGGGACAGCGGTCGCCTCCGTTACGAACAGATCCGTGAAGAGGGAGAAGATCCACGCCATCTTATCAGTGGCCTCTATAAGGTATTTCGCCTGTTTGATTCACATTGGGAATTCGATGGCGTGTATACCCAAAAGCGGGAAGGCATCTCATGGGAGTCGAGTCTAAAACGTCCGTTGTATTCACTCCAGACCCGATGGAGCGCGGAGTTTACAGCCGCTGAATCTAGAGATGAAGCCCGCTGGTATGAACAGGGTGTGAAAACAGCTGTCTTCACCCAAAGCAGGCAATCGGAGTCCGGGCAGATCATCCGTTCCTTTGGTGACCGTCGGCGACAGACGCAGATTGCACTCTGGACGGTTTCTGAACGGACCCATTTCGATGAGATTGAGAGATCGCCATCTTCCACCGCTAACTTTCAGGACAGAAACACAAGGCTGATTGGGGTTTCACTCGGTCATAGAAAAGTCAGCTTTATCCGCACACGCTTTCTCAATAAGATGGGACGTGTTGAAGACATTGGTGTCGGATATGGGTACGGCGTGTCAATCGGTCGCGCTTCCCCGTTTTACGGCGCGGACCACAGAGAAACAAGGGTGAGTCTATTTCTCAACGGCTCCCAGGCATATCAAGATCTGCTTTTCGTCAACGGTCGCGCCGGGGTTACAACCCGTTTTGTAGCGCATGAAGAAGAGGATTCGGTGTTACAGGCGAGCATCAAAGCAGTACGCAAGAATCTCTTTCTGCGCCAAACCCTTGCGGCACAGATTTCTGCGGAGATGCAATTCGGACTTGAGGGAGAACAGCAGGTGCTTCTTGGTGGAAACAGTGGACTGCGTGGATATGACCCCCGGCAATTCAGTGGCACCAAAAGGATTCGCCTCAACCTTGAAAGCC
This window harbors:
- a CDS encoding BatA domain-containing protein; protein product: MGFLNPIFLLGILAAAVPLIIHLWRRHQAKTVDFSSLMFLLAAYRQNVRRIQLKHLLILLLRVLIIILIALALARPLLKNRFAFAGGRTKTSVVIILDNSYSMGYQGIQGGRFEVAKGMALEIAQSLQRGDSASVILMSDVPDPLFPKLTKDLNQVREAIRRSQISNRATLVPPSLEMAHDLLEASNDPNKEIYLISDFSRNGWTHWNRVPNRSGSRIFLLPLDHEVTDNISIEEVRTSNQLIGLGLPIELGVVIGVHSDAPMVDTTLTLFIDQQKRRSISPQVGAGESVTLTFTHQFESPGTHTGYLELTADRLPIDNRRYFVLDAYGQIRVLCVGVQTMYLALALNPAVQAQPNTGSSFLPATASLEALEDLTLTEYDILILADVPTFSARVQQQLQAFMRAGKSVIYFVGDGVDTASYNAFADWLPADVGQPMTWQPPVTLSNYKSDSPIFEVFKGEDFAGQYAPQFYQGLKLEPAEDAKIVAQLSDGTPFLIERPIDRGIALLFNVSAVQLDASSLLVNQNFLPLLQQAVLYTKAAQSTHRRNLIIGESYTANYRWSGATTTQITRLGDTTHSSERLSLTEDGSLTFSGTAAPGIYQVEGQGRETLLQDFFAVNVDATESDLQPIPIQEAAERIGAQTEVISESEALEQTLNTYRVGVEIWSELLLLALILMLIEGLLSNRESAIADDSVPSQT